From the genome of Vicia villosa cultivar HV-30 ecotype Madison, WI linkage group LG2, Vvil1.0, whole genome shotgun sequence, one region includes:
- the LOC131653410 gene encoding gamma-glutamyl hydrolase 2-like isoform X2 has translation MLNCVVLFIFFVAFFQGFLSTNCHSGVILPTQLHRVSSPSLNLNLDYQPVIGILSHPGDGASGRISNATEASFIHASYVKLVEAAGGRVVPLIYNEPQEKLLKKLELINGVLFTGGWVKDGPYFETVERVFKKALEKNDAGDHFPLYAICLGFQLITMIISQDNNILEKFKAQNQASTLQFVENVQIEGTVFQRFPPDLLKKLSTDSLVMQNHAYGISPAKFLGNQKLSSFFEILTTCKDEEDKVYVSTVRSKKYPVTGFQWHPEKNAFVWGSTKIPHTQEAIQTTQYVANFLVRKAYDEVYVFV, from the exons ATGTTAAACTGCGTCGttttgtttatcttctttgttGCCTTCTTCCAAGGTTTTCTCTCCACCAACTGTCACTCTGGAGTCATTCTCCCGACTCAACTCCACCGTGTGAGTAGTCCATCGCTTAACCTTAACCTCGACTACCAACCGGTGATCGGAATTCTCAGCCACCCTGGGGATGGCGCTTCTGGCCGCATCAGTAATGCTACGGAAGCTTCCTTTATTCACGCATCGTATGTTAAGCTTGTGGAGGCTGCTGGCGGTAGAGTTGTTCCTCTCATTTACAATGAGCCACAGGAGAAGCTTCTCAAG AAGCTGGAATTGATAAATGGGGTTCTCTTCACTGGTGGATGGGTTAAAGATGGTCCATATTTTGAAACTGTTGAAAGAGTATTTAAG AAAGCTTTAGAGAAAAATGATGCTGGAGACCATTTTCCATTATATGCCATCTGCTTAGGATTTCAACTTATAACAATGATCATAAGTCAG GACAACAATATTCTTGAAAAATTTAAAGCACAAAATCAGGCAAGCACTCTTCAATTTGTCGAGAACGTGCAAATTGAAGGGACCGTATTTCAAAG ATTTCCTCCAGACTTGTTAAAGAAGTTGAGCACAGATTCTCTAGTCATGCAAAATCATGCT TATGGCATATCCCCGGCAAAGTTTCTTGGTAATCAAAAGTTATCAAGTTTTTTCGAGATTCTGACAACTTGcaaagacgaagaagacaag gTTTATGTTTCCACGGTACGTTCGAAAAAATATCCGGTGACAGGCTTCCAATGGCATCCAGAg AAAAATGCCTTTGTATGGGGCTCAACAAAAATTCCACACACACAGGAAGCCATTCAGACAACTCAGTATGTTGCAAACTTCTTGGTCAG GAAAGCATATGATGAAGTTTATGTATTTGTATAA
- the LOC131653410 gene encoding gamma-glutamyl hydrolase 2-like isoform X1 encodes MLNCVVLFIFFVAFFQGFLSTNCHSGVILPTQLHRVSSPSLNLNLDYQPVIGILSHPGDGASGRISNATEASFIHASYVKLVEAAGGRVVPLIYNEPQEKLLKKLELINGVLFTGGWVKDGPYFETVERVFKKALEKNDAGDHFPLYAICLGFQLITMIISQDNNILEKFKAQNQASTLQFVENVQIEGTVFQRFPPDLLKKLSTDSLVMQNHAYGISPAKFLGNQKLSSFFEILTTCKDEEDKVYVSTVRSKKYPVTGFQWHPEKNAFVWGSTKIPHTQEAIQTTQYVANFLVSEASKSLNRPVAQELFDNLIYNPCPTFYAKEGKAYDEVYVFV; translated from the exons ATGTTAAACTGCGTCGttttgtttatcttctttgttGCCTTCTTCCAAGGTTTTCTCTCCACCAACTGTCACTCTGGAGTCATTCTCCCGACTCAACTCCACCGTGTGAGTAGTCCATCGCTTAACCTTAACCTCGACTACCAACCGGTGATCGGAATTCTCAGCCACCCTGGGGATGGCGCTTCTGGCCGCATCAGTAATGCTACGGAAGCTTCCTTTATTCACGCATCGTATGTTAAGCTTGTGGAGGCTGCTGGCGGTAGAGTTGTTCCTCTCATTTACAATGAGCCACAGGAGAAGCTTCTCAAG AAGCTGGAATTGATAAATGGGGTTCTCTTCACTGGTGGATGGGTTAAAGATGGTCCATATTTTGAAACTGTTGAAAGAGTATTTAAG AAAGCTTTAGAGAAAAATGATGCTGGAGACCATTTTCCATTATATGCCATCTGCTTAGGATTTCAACTTATAACAATGATCATAAGTCAG GACAACAATATTCTTGAAAAATTTAAAGCACAAAATCAGGCAAGCACTCTTCAATTTGTCGAGAACGTGCAAATTGAAGGGACCGTATTTCAAAG ATTTCCTCCAGACTTGTTAAAGAAGTTGAGCACAGATTCTCTAGTCATGCAAAATCATGCT TATGGCATATCCCCGGCAAAGTTTCTTGGTAATCAAAAGTTATCAAGTTTTTTCGAGATTCTGACAACTTGcaaagacgaagaagacaag gTTTATGTTTCCACGGTACGTTCGAAAAAATATCCGGTGACAGGCTTCCAATGGCATCCAGAg AAAAATGCCTTTGTATGGGGCTCAACAAAAATTCCACACACACAGGAAGCCATTCAGACAACTCAGTATGTTGCAAACTTCTTGGTCAG TGAAGCTAGTAAATCCTTAAACAGACCAGTTGCTCAAGAATTGTTTGACAATCTCATTTACAATCCCTGTCCAACTTTTTATGCAAAGGAAGG GAAAGCATATGATGAAGTTTATGTATTTGTATAA
- the LOC131653409 gene encoding gamma-glutamyl hydrolase 2-like, with amino-acid sequence MSNVLVLFLFLITISHRVIFTNSHSEIVLPSQHHRDSLTSSSCPAPDPDLYYRPVIGILTHPGDGATGRLSNATDVSNIPASYVKFVESAGARVIPLVSTEPQETLLKKLELVNGVLFTGGWAKEGLYFENVKAIFKRALEKYDAGDYFPIYGICLGFELISMIVSEDNNILEAFAARNEASSLQFVENTNIEGSVFQRFPPDLLKKMSTDCLAMQNHRCGISPSRLLGNEKLSSFFEILTTCTDENDKVYVSTVRARKYPVTGFQWHPEKNSFEWGSAKVPHTEDAIRVTQHIANFLVSEARKSLNRPVAREVLDNLIYNYKPTYGGKAGKGYDEVYLFE; translated from the exons ATGTCAAACGTCTTAGTTTTATTCCTCTTCCTTATCACAATCTCCCACCGCGTTATCTTCACCAACTCCCACTCTGAAATCGTTCTCCCGAGTCAACACCACCGCGACTCGCTCACATCATCGAGTTGCCCCGCGCCTGACCCCGATCTCTACTACCGGCCGGTTATCGGAATTCTCACTCATCCCGGCGATGGTGCCACCGGTCGCCTCAGCAACGCTACTGACGTTTCCAACATCCCCGCCTCTTATGTCAAATTCGTTGAGTCTGCCGGTGCTAGAGTTATTCCTCTCGTCTCTACTGAGCCACAGGAAACACTACTCAAG AAGCTTGAATTGGTAAATGGTGTTCTATTCACTGGTGGATGGGCTAAGGAAGgtttatattttgaaaatgttAAAGCAATATTTAAG AGAGCTTTAGAGAAATATGATGCCGGAGACTATTTCCCTATATATGGCATCTGCTTAGGCTTTGAACTTATATCGATGATTGTAAGCGAG GATAATAATATTCTTGAAGCATTTGCAGCAAGAAATGAGGCAAGTAGCCTTCAGTTTGTGGAGAATACAAATATAGAAGGATCTGTATTTCAAAG ATTTCCTCCAGACTTGTTAAAGAAAATGAGTACAGATTGTCTTGCGATGCAAAATCATCGT TGTGGCATATCACCTTCAAGGCTCCTGGGCAATGAAAAGTTATCTAGTTTTTTCGAGATCTTGACAACTTGCACTGATGAAAATGATAAG GTTTATGTTTCCACAGTACGTGCACGTAAATATCCGGTGACTGGCTTCCAATGGCATCCAGAG AAAAATTCCTTCGAATGGGGCTCAGCAAAAGTTCCACACACAGAGGATGCCATTCGGGTAACTCAGCATATTGCAAATTTTTTGGTCAG TGAAGCGAGGAAATCCTTAAACAGACCAGTTGCTAGGGAAGTGTTAGACAATCTCATTTACAATTACAAGCCCACTTATGGTGGAAAGGCAGG GAAAGGATATGATGaagtttatttatttgaataa